The following coding sequences lie in one Heliangelus exortis chromosome 6, bHelExo1.hap1, whole genome shotgun sequence genomic window:
- the G6PC2 gene encoding glucose-6-phosphatase 2 isoform X1 produces MDLLHSNGVLIIQHLQRDYRAYQDFLNFMSHVGDPRNIFSIYFPLWFQLNQVVGTKMIWVAVIGDWFNLIFKWILFGHRPYWWVQETMIYPNQSNPCLEQFPITCETGPGSPSGHAMGSSCVWYVMVTAALSYTVRLKDKSAVTLHRLTWSFLWSVFWIIQISVCISRVFIATHFPHQVVLGVFAGILVAEAFEHTSAIQTASLRMYMKTNLFLFIFALGFYLILKLLDIDLLWSVPKAKKWCANPDWINIDTTPFAGLVRNLGALFGLGLGINSEMFITSCKGKNSCKRSFRVLCIAASLATLQLYNFIKIPTHTEYLFYVLSFCKSAAMPLTVVALVPYCVHSLMRTTEKKLN; encoded by the exons ATGGATCTCCTTCACAGCAATGGCGTGCTTATCATTCAGCATTTACAGAGGGACTACAGGGCATACCAggattttcttaattttatgtCACATGTTGGAGATCCCCGGaatatattttcaatttattttcctctttggttTCAGCTCAACCAAGTGGTTGGTACTAAAATGATATGGGTGGCAGTCATTGGAGATTGGTTCAACCTGATATTTAAATG gATTTTATTTGGCCATCGCCCATACTGGTGGGTGCAAGAAACAATGATTTATCCCAATCAGTCAAACCCATGTCTTGAGCAGTTTCCTATAACATGTGAAACTGGACCAG gaaGCCCATCTGGACATGCCATGGGATCTTCCTGTGTCTGGTATGTAATGGTCACAGCAGCACTTAGCTACACAGTTAGATTGAAAGATAAATCAGCAGTTACCCTTCACAG ATTGACATGGTCATTCCTTTGGAGTGTTTTTTGGATTATCCAGATCAGTGTGTGCATCTCAAGAGTGTTCATTGCAACGCATTTCCCGCATCAAGTAGTTCTTGGAGTATTTGCTG GCATTCTTGTGGCAGAAGCATTTGAGCATACCTCTGCAATTCAGACAGCAAGCTTGAGAATGTACATGAAGACaaacttgtttcttttcatctttgccCTTGGCTTTTATCTAATCCTCAAGCTTCTTGATATTGACTTGCTATGGTCTGTTCCAAAAGCCAAGAAGTGGTGTGCCAATCCAGACTGGATAAACATTGACACAACACCATTTGCTGGACTGGTGAGGAATTTAGGTGCACTCTTTGGCTTAGGTCTTGGAATTAATTCCGAAATGTTCATCACAAGCTGCAAAGGTAAAAATAGCTGTAAGAGAAGTTTCCGTGTGTTGTGTATAGCTGCTTCCTTAGCTACACTGCAGCTGTATAATTTCATCAAGATACCTACTCATACTGAGTATTTGTTCTATGTGCTCTCTTTCTGTAAGAGTGCAGCTATGCCTCTGACTGTAGTTGCCTTAGTTCCTTACTGTGTCCACTCGTTAATGAGgacaactgaaaagaaattgaattaG
- the G6PC2 gene encoding glucose-6-phosphatase 2 isoform X2 — MSCFLVCTPWIWLNQVVGTKMIWVAVIGDWFNLIFKWILFGHRPYWWVQETMIYPNQSNPCLEQFPITCETGPGSPSGHAMGSSCVWYVMVTAALSYTVRLKDKSAVTLHRLTWSFLWSVFWIIQISVCISRVFIATHFPHQVVLGVFAGILVAEAFEHTSAIQTASLRMYMKTNLFLFIFALGFYLILKLLDIDLLWSVPKAKKWCANPDWINIDTTPFAGLVRNLGALFGLGLGINSEMFITSCKGKNSCKRSFRVLCIAASLATLQLYNFIKIPTHTEYLFYVLSFCKSAAMPLTVVALVPYCVHSLMRTTEKKLN; from the exons ATGTCTTGCTTTCTGGTCTGTACACCGTGGATTTGG CTCAACCAAGTGGTTGGTACTAAAATGATATGGGTGGCAGTCATTGGAGATTGGTTCAACCTGATATTTAAATG gATTTTATTTGGCCATCGCCCATACTGGTGGGTGCAAGAAACAATGATTTATCCCAATCAGTCAAACCCATGTCTTGAGCAGTTTCCTATAACATGTGAAACTGGACCAG gaaGCCCATCTGGACATGCCATGGGATCTTCCTGTGTCTGGTATGTAATGGTCACAGCAGCACTTAGCTACACAGTTAGATTGAAAGATAAATCAGCAGTTACCCTTCACAG ATTGACATGGTCATTCCTTTGGAGTGTTTTTTGGATTATCCAGATCAGTGTGTGCATCTCAAGAGTGTTCATTGCAACGCATTTCCCGCATCAAGTAGTTCTTGGAGTATTTGCTG GCATTCTTGTGGCAGAAGCATTTGAGCATACCTCTGCAATTCAGACAGCAAGCTTGAGAATGTACATGAAGACaaacttgtttcttttcatctttgccCTTGGCTTTTATCTAATCCTCAAGCTTCTTGATATTGACTTGCTATGGTCTGTTCCAAAAGCCAAGAAGTGGTGTGCCAATCCAGACTGGATAAACATTGACACAACACCATTTGCTGGACTGGTGAGGAATTTAGGTGCACTCTTTGGCTTAGGTCTTGGAATTAATTCCGAAATGTTCATCACAAGCTGCAAAGGTAAAAATAGCTGTAAGAGAAGTTTCCGTGTGTTGTGTATAGCTGCTTCCTTAGCTACACTGCAGCTGTATAATTTCATCAAGATACCTACTCATACTGAGTATTTGTTCTATGTGCTCTCTTTCTGTAAGAGTGCAGCTATGCCTCTGACTGTAGTTGCCTTAGTTCCTTACTGTGTCCACTCGTTAATGAGgacaactgaaaagaaattgaattaG
- the SPC25 gene encoding kinetochore protein Spc25: protein MANIKAEDEISLFEREMKEFWTKFKSIYGPEQINQILVLRDSCKESIKALSEKWSKKLKEGDLMINKIQEYNNEILQQSQRISENQEHFTKIKANVNQEEEQRKLLLDSIQELKEELMKKKEIIASKNQVAKERMERLCKSKVLFEERIGLEIRRIHNEQLQFIFRHIDHKDPDKPFMFTLSINEQGDYEVTSCTPPLDCIAELQLKVRETNNFSAFVANIRKAFTALSYK, encoded by the exons ATGGCGAATATAAAGGCAGAAGATGAAATCAGCCtctttgaaagagaaatgaaagagtTTTGGAccaaatttaaaagcatttatggTCCTGAACAGATTAATCAGATCTTAGTGCTGAGAGATTCGTGCAAGGAGTCCATAAAAGCGCTTTCAG AGAAATGGTCcaagaagctgaaagaagggGACCTGATGATTAATAAAATTCAGGAGTATAACAATG AGATCCTCCAGCAGAGCCAACGCATATCAGAAAATCAAGagcattttacaaaaataaaagctaatgTGAATCAAGAAGAGGAGCAAAGGAAGCTTTTGCTTGACAGTATCCAAGAGCTTAAAGAAGAGctgatgaagaaaaaggaaa TCATAGCTTCCAAGAACCAGGTTGCTAAGGAGAGAATGGAACGACTCTGCAAATCCAAAGTGTTGTTTGAGGAGCGGATTGGACTGGAGATACGCAGGATTCATA aTGAACAATTACAGTTTATATTCAGACATATTGACCACAAAGATCCTGACAAGCCATTTATGTTCACCCTTTCCATAAATGAACAGGGAGATTATGAAG TGACTTCCTGCACTCCTCCTCTGGACTGCATAGCAGAGTTACAGCTCAAAGTGAGAGAAACGAacaatttttctgcatttgttgcCAACATCAGAAAAGCTTTCACTGCTTTATCTTATAAATAG